One genomic window of Paraburkholderia acidiphila includes the following:
- a CDS encoding L-lactate MFS transporter has translation MSSVADSTRGAQSAPFFSKEATVAPPGFSRWMVPPAALAVHLCIGQAYAFSVFNAPLTKVIGITQSAPDDWSLTTLGWIFSLAIVFLGLSAAFGGKWLERVGPRRTMFTAACCFGGGFLVSALGVYLHQIALLYLGYGVIGGIGLGLGYVSPVSTLIRWFPDRRGMATGLAIMGFGGGAMIAAPLSVMLMKHFASDTSAGVAQTFVVLGVAYFISMSIGALAIRVPAPDWKPAGWTPPVVAKKLVSNQHVHIDQALKTPQFYLIWLVLFLNVTAGIGILGQASVMIQESFKDTVTAGAAAGFVGLLSLFNMGGRFVWASASDWVGRKNTYFIFFVFGAVLYYAVPQFAQSGNIVLFVLAYCLILSMYGGGFATVPAYLADMFGTAFVGGIHGRLLTAWAAAGVAGPVLVNYVRAYQVANGVAKADAYTMTVHIMASLLVIGFICNLLVRRVDAKHHMSETQLAAGK, from the coding sequence ATGAGCAGCGTTGCAGATTCGACGCGCGGTGCGCAAAGCGCACCTTTCTTTTCCAAAGAGGCGACCGTCGCCCCGCCGGGCTTTTCGCGCTGGATGGTGCCGCCCGCGGCGCTGGCCGTGCATCTGTGCATCGGCCAGGCCTACGCGTTTTCCGTGTTCAACGCGCCGCTCACGAAGGTGATCGGCATTACGCAGTCCGCGCCCGATGACTGGTCGCTCACCACGCTGGGCTGGATTTTCTCGCTGGCTATCGTGTTTCTCGGGCTTTCCGCCGCCTTTGGCGGCAAGTGGCTCGAACGTGTGGGCCCGCGCCGCACGATGTTTACCGCGGCATGCTGCTTTGGCGGCGGTTTCCTCGTTTCCGCGCTCGGCGTGTATCTGCATCAGATCGCGCTGCTCTATCTCGGCTATGGCGTGATTGGCGGCATTGGCCTCGGGCTCGGCTACGTCTCGCCGGTGTCGACGCTGATCCGCTGGTTCCCCGATCGCCGCGGCATGGCAACGGGCCTCGCGATCATGGGCTTCGGCGGCGGCGCGATGATCGCCGCACCGCTCTCCGTCATGCTGATGAAGCACTTCGCGAGCGACACGAGCGCGGGCGTCGCCCAGACCTTCGTCGTGCTCGGCGTGGCGTATTTCATCTCGATGTCGATCGGCGCCCTCGCCATCCGCGTGCCCGCGCCCGACTGGAAGCCGGCGGGCTGGACGCCGCCGGTCGTCGCGAAGAAGCTCGTGTCGAACCAGCACGTGCATATCGACCAGGCGCTCAAGACGCCGCAGTTTTACCTGATCTGGCTCGTGCTGTTCCTGAACGTCACGGCGGGTATCGGCATTCTGGGCCAGGCCTCGGTCATGATCCAGGAAAGCTTCAAGGACACCGTGACCGCCGGCGCGGCGGCGGGCTTCGTCGGCCTGCTATCGCTCTTCAACATGGGCGGGCGCTTCGTGTGGGCTTCGGCTTCCGACTGGGTGGGCCGCAAGAACACCTACTTCATCTTCTTCGTGTTCGGTGCGGTGCTCTATTACGCGGTGCCGCAGTTCGCGCAGAGCGGCAACATCGTGCTGTTCGTGCTGGCGTACTGCCTGATTCTCTCGATGTACGGCGGCGGCTTCGCGACCGTGCCCGCGTATCTCGCGGACATGTTCGGCACGGCGTTCGTCGGCGGCATTCACGGCCGTCTGCTGACTGCCTGGGCGGCGGCAGGCGTGGCGGGCCCGGTGCTCGTGAACTACGTGCGCGCCTATCAGGTCGCGAATGGCGTGGCGAAGGCCGACGCGTACACGATGACCGTGCACATCATGGCCTCGCTGCTCGTGATCGGCTTCATCTGCAATCTGCTCGTGCGCCGCGTGGACGCGAAGCACCACATGAGCGAGACGCAACTCGCCGCCGGTAAATAA
- a CDS encoding MFS transporter small subunit gives MSTQAAPKSSNKALMAVFWLYVLVPLVWGVTNTLTQAMKLFG, from the coding sequence ATGTCTACTCAAGCTGCCCCGAAATCGTCGAACAAGGCGCTGATGGCGGTCTTCTGGCTCTACGTGCTGGTGCCGCTCGTGTGGGGCGTGACCAACACGCTCACGCAGGCGATGAAGCTGTTCGGCTGA
- a CDS encoding HdeD family acid-resistance protein, with product MVRIMMILLGVEYLRERWRGVLAVGVMSALVGAALFIDALDGVLHFHIAPFAWLLLVEGLATLAVAWTGMGGQRTLRYVKGFGFCLTAVLVLSGYRYASFIISMVFATLFLADGLLQIASAWVVRYRTWRLALAGGALQIAIAIFLYQPYPTHYKGTVPYCLGLILMFAGWNLLLLALRARRLAVNPAAAQGGAAALVASAVGAANSAKGRVPRLAQTVFDGPPEPHERALTVHVWTPVGTSRAEARRQPLIDRYIAAVDRDGVISTGHAALESPERVYISLYPAVEIDRSPDEFTRTLRATRENDVPGLFQPDYVTESQAWCPSTRQVRIRNYDPLRLESFWQRYREDTTYNLTHRNCSSTVSHALEAALEGAIPRVWGHGWLAFARMLTTPELWVAAQVRKRGQTMAWTPGLTLDYARALSMLADPRPSGWTRMLRSLRASMLRRERRQERERKREADRDGRSPHA from the coding sequence ATGGTGCGGATCATGATGATCCTGCTGGGCGTGGAGTATCTGCGCGAGCGCTGGCGCGGCGTGCTGGCCGTGGGCGTGATGAGCGCGCTCGTGGGCGCGGCGCTTTTCATCGACGCGCTCGACGGCGTGCTGCATTTTCATATCGCGCCGTTCGCCTGGCTGCTGCTGGTCGAAGGTCTCGCCACGCTCGCGGTGGCATGGACCGGAATGGGCGGCCAGCGCACGCTCCGCTATGTGAAGGGCTTCGGCTTTTGCTTGACGGCGGTGCTCGTACTCTCGGGCTACCGGTACGCGTCGTTCATCATTTCGATGGTGTTCGCCACGCTCTTTCTCGCCGATGGCCTGCTGCAGATCGCCTCGGCCTGGGTCGTGCGCTATCGCACGTGGCGTCTCGCGCTGGCGGGCGGCGCGCTGCAGATCGCCATCGCCATTTTTCTCTATCAGCCTTATCCGACGCACTACAAAGGCACCGTGCCGTACTGCCTCGGGCTCATTCTGATGTTCGCGGGCTGGAACCTGCTGCTGCTCGCCCTGCGCGCGCGCCGGCTCGCCGTGAATCCGGCGGCGGCGCAAGGCGGCGCGGCGGCGCTCGTGGCGAGCGCGGTGGGCGCGGCGAATTCGGCCAAAGGCCGGGTGCCGAGGCTCGCGCAAACCGTGTTCGACGGGCCGCCCGAACCGCACGAGCGCGCGCTCACGGTGCACGTGTGGACGCCGGTGGGCACTTCGAGAGCCGAGGCGCGACGCCAGCCGCTCATCGACCGTTATATTGCCGCCGTCGATCGCGATGGCGTGATTTCCACGGGGCACGCGGCGCTCGAATCGCCCGAGCGCGTGTACATCAGCCTCTATCCGGCCGTGGAAATCGATCGTTCTCCCGATGAATTCACACGCACGCTGCGCGCGACGCGCGAGAACGACGTGCCGGGGCTCTTCCAGCCCGACTACGTGACGGAGTCGCAGGCGTGGTGTCCGTCCACGCGTCAGGTGCGCATTCGCAACTACGATCCGCTTCGGCTGGAAAGCTTCTGGCAGCGGTATCGCGAGGACACCACCTATAACCTCACGCACCGCAATTGCTCGAGCACGGTTTCGCACGCGCTGGAGGCGGCGCTCGAAGGCGCGATACCGCGCGTGTGGGGCCACGGGTGGCTCGCATTCGCGCGCATGCTCACGACACCCGAGTTATGGGTGGCGGCGCAGGTGCGCAAACGCGGCCAGACGATGGCGTGGACGCCGGGACTCACGCTCGACTATGCGCGCGCGCTGAGCATGCTGGCGGACCCGCGTCCTTCGGGATGGACGCGCATGCTCAGATCGCTGCGCGCGTCGATGCTAAGACGGGAGCGCAGGCAGGAACGCGAGCGCAAGCGCGAGGCCGACCGCGACGGGCGCTCGCCTCACGCGTGA
- a CDS encoding XdhC family protein produces the protein MDSVDLEVLKSSVHWLDAGHRALLVTVVKTWGSSPRPEGAMLVVRDDGHVVGSVSGGCIEDDLIDRVRREGVTITRPEAVKYGITAEEAHRFGLPCGGTIQLVLEPLSEASGIRDLLETVERGDLVARTLDMATGRATLGPAKATDGVDFDDARLLTIHGPRYRMLVIGAGQLSRYLCQIAVGLDYQVTVCDPREEYTDIWDVPGTALVRTMPDDTVLDMKLDERCAVIALTHDPKLDDLALMEALKTPAFYVGALGSRRNNAARRERLKEFDLSEAELARLHGPVGIYIGSRTPPEIAVSILAEVTAAKNGVSLPTILQVEGAKAAREQAAGAGSTCDV, from the coding sequence ATGGACAGCGTGGATCTCGAAGTCCTGAAATCCAGCGTGCACTGGCTCGACGCAGGGCACCGCGCGCTGCTGGTGACGGTAGTGAAAACGTGGGGCTCGTCGCCGCGTCCCGAAGGGGCGATGCTCGTGGTGCGGGACGACGGCCACGTGGTGGGCTCCGTTTCGGGCGGCTGCATCGAGGACGATCTGATCGACCGCGTGCGCCGCGAAGGCGTCACGATCACCAGACCCGAGGCCGTGAAGTACGGCATCACGGCGGAAGAGGCGCATCGTTTCGGACTGCCTTGCGGCGGCACGATCCAGCTCGTGCTCGAACCGCTCTCCGAAGCCTCGGGCATTCGCGACCTGCTCGAGACCGTCGAGCGCGGCGACCTGGTTGCGCGCACACTCGACATGGCGACCGGCCGCGCCACGCTCGGTCCCGCAAAAGCGACCGATGGCGTGGACTTCGACGACGCGCGCCTGCTCACGATTCACGGCCCGCGCTATCGCATGCTGGTGATCGGCGCGGGGCAGCTCTCGCGCTATCTCTGCCAGATCGCCGTGGGGCTCGACTACCAGGTGACCGTGTGTGACCCGCGCGAGGAATACACCGACATCTGGGACGTGCCCGGCACGGCGCTCGTGCGCACCATGCCCGACGACACCGTGCTCGACATGAAGCTCGACGAACGCTGCGCCGTGATCGCGCTCACGCACGACCCCAAGCTCGACGATCTCGCGCTAATGGAAGCGCTCAAGACGCCCGCGTTCTACGTGGGCGCGCTGGGCTCGCGGCGCAACAACGCGGCGCGCCGTGAGCGGCTCAAGGAGTTCGACCTGAGCGAAGCGGAACTCGCGCGGCTGCATGGCCCGGTGGGCATTTACATCGGCAGCCGCACGCCGCCGGAGATCGCGGTGTCGATCCTCGCGGAGGTTACTGCGGCGAAAAACGGCGTGTCGCTGCCGACCATTCTCCAGGTGGAAGGCGCCAAGGCCGCGCGCGAACAAGCGGCGGGAGCGGGATCGACGTGCGACGTGTGA
- a CDS encoding CoxG family protein: MELTESHTLPVPQQRAWEALNDTAILKACIPGCESIEADGENAYAVALTAAVGPVKARFKGRMQLADIDAPNSYTIVFEGQGGAAGFGKGDAHVKLESAGDESTTLTYTANAQVGGKLAQIGSRLVDGAARKIAGEFFKRFGEQLGGDAQQNSGEEATAAESDAEAGPQGEGTEETPKRKRSWTAWISKS; encoded by the coding sequence ATGGAGCTGACCGAAAGCCACACGCTGCCGGTGCCGCAACAGCGCGCCTGGGAAGCGCTCAACGACACGGCGATTCTCAAGGCGTGCATACCGGGCTGCGAAAGCATCGAAGCCGATGGCGAGAACGCCTACGCGGTCGCGCTGACCGCCGCCGTGGGTCCGGTGAAGGCGCGCTTCAAGGGCCGCATGCAGCTCGCCGATATCGACGCGCCGAACAGCTATACGATTGTGTTCGAGGGCCAGGGCGGCGCGGCGGGCTTCGGCAAGGGCGACGCGCACGTGAAGCTCGAATCGGCCGGCGACGAGTCGACCACGCTCACCTACACCGCGAACGCCCAGGTGGGCGGCAAGCTTGCGCAGATCGGCTCGCGCCTCGTGGACGGCGCCGCGCGCAAGATCGCCGGCGAATTTTTCAAGCGTTTCGGAGAACAGCTAGGCGGCGATGCGCAGCAAAATAGCGGCGAAGAAGCGACTGCTGCCGAGAGCGATGCAGAAGCCGGGCCGCAAGGCGAAGGCACAGAGGAAACACCGAAAAGGAAACGATCATGGACAGCGTGGATCTCGAAGTCCTGA
- a CDS encoding vWA domain-containing protein, with translation MPAAANEACSISTMPTFARNVVHFVRVLRGAGLPMSPSRAVDAIEALRHLDLGRRDDVHAALAALLTSAPDEREIFDAAFALFWRDPDFEGKLRALLLPKVQGGVPPPRRNNRLADALAARPATRPGAKPPPSHEEHELRAHATFSAEERLRQRDFDTLSADEWRALRHLIRARRLPLATERTRRLKASSHGTHADLRASARHAVRAGGDWTVWKYRAPVERKLPLVLLLDISGSMSSYSRAVLYFCHALLQSRERLQVFLFGTRLTHATRALRERDPDVALAQLATQVADWSGGTRIGATLGEFNRRWARRMLGGRATVLIVTDGLDHDDCGVLSDEMARLHRFAHRVMWLNPLLRYRDFTPKARGVQAMLPHVDAHYPVHNLDSLEAFARSLCEAAPVAHVQGETRWS, from the coding sequence ATGCCCGCTGCAGCGAACGAAGCCTGCTCGATCAGCACCATGCCCACGTTCGCGCGCAACGTCGTGCATTTCGTGCGCGTGCTGCGCGGCGCAGGCCTGCCGATGTCGCCTTCGCGCGCCGTCGACGCGATCGAAGCGCTGCGCCATCTCGACCTCGGCCGCCGCGACGACGTGCATGCGGCGCTCGCCGCGCTCCTCACGAGCGCGCCCGACGAGCGCGAGATCTTCGACGCCGCGTTCGCGCTCTTCTGGCGCGATCCCGATTTCGAAGGCAAGCTGCGCGCGCTCCTGCTGCCGAAGGTGCAAGGCGGCGTGCCGCCGCCACGCCGCAACAACCGCTTGGCCGACGCGCTCGCGGCGCGCCCCGCCACACGTCCCGGCGCGAAGCCGCCGCCCTCGCACGAAGAACACGAGTTGCGCGCGCACGCCACGTTCAGCGCCGAAGAACGCCTGCGCCAGCGCGATTTCGACACGCTTTCCGCCGACGAATGGCGCGCGCTGCGCCACCTGATCCGCGCGCGCCGCCTGCCGCTCGCGACCGAACGCACGCGGCGACTCAAGGCATCGTCGCACGGCACGCACGCCGATTTGCGCGCGAGCGCGCGCCACGCGGTGCGCGCGGGCGGCGACTGGACCGTGTGGAAATATCGCGCGCCCGTGGAGCGCAAGCTGCCGCTCGTGCTGCTGCTCGACATTTCGGGCTCCATGAGCAGCTATTCGCGCGCGGTGCTCTACTTCTGCCACGCGCTATTGCAATCGCGCGAGCGCCTGCAGGTGTTTCTGTTCGGCACGCGCCTGACTCACGCCACGCGCGCACTGCGCGAACGCGATCCCGACGTCGCGCTCGCGCAGCTCGCGACGCAGGTCGCGGACTGGTCGGGCGGCACGCGCATTGGCGCGACGCTCGGCGAATTCAACCGCCGCTGGGCGCGCCGCATGCTCGGCGGGCGCGCGACGGTGCTGATCGTCACCGACGGGCTCGATCACGACGATTGCGGCGTCCTGAGCGACGAGATGGCGCGCCTGCATCGCTTCGCGCATCGCGTGATGTGGCTCAATCCGCTTTTGCGTTACCGCGACTTCACGCCCAAGGCGCGCGGCGTGCAGGCGATGCTGCCCCACGTCGACGCGCATTACCCCGTCCACAATCTCGACAGCCTCGAAGCATTCGCGCGCAGCCTGTGCGAAGCCGCGCCGGTTGCCCATGTACAAGGAGAAACACGATGGAGCTGA
- a CDS encoding AAA family ATPase: MQSASIDDTLAQLEARGYFASRELATALFLALRMERPLFLEGEPGVGKTELAKAAAAMLGTTVLRLQCYEGLDTASALYEWDYPRQIMALRLAEAAGEKPRNDTLYRDEFLLKRPLLQSLQPDPHNPSARRVLLIDEIDRADEPFEAFLLELLSDFQVSIPEYGTVRASTPPLVVITSNRTREVHDALKRRCLYQWLGYPDRARELAIVAARAPETAPQLQHRAVAFVHQLRTMDLFKAPGIAETIDWCRALSALAVTELDPQSVQDTLGVLLKYQDDLAQLDAQRIAQTLALAE; encoded by the coding sequence ATGCAATCCGCCTCGATCGACGACACTCTCGCGCAACTCGAAGCGCGCGGCTATTTCGCGAGCCGCGAGCTCGCCACGGCGCTCTTTCTCGCGCTGCGCATGGAGCGGCCGCTGTTTCTCGAAGGCGAGCCGGGCGTGGGCAAGACCGAACTCGCGAAGGCCGCGGCAGCGATGCTCGGCACAACTGTCTTGCGCCTGCAATGCTACGAAGGACTCGACACGGCAAGCGCGCTCTACGAGTGGGACTACCCGCGCCAGATCATGGCGCTGCGTCTTGCCGAAGCGGCTGGCGAAAAGCCGCGCAACGACACGCTCTATCGAGACGAGTTTCTTTTGAAGCGCCCGCTGCTCCAGTCCCTGCAACCCGATCCGCACAACCCGTCCGCACGCCGCGTGCTGCTGATCGATGAAATCGACCGCGCCGACGAACCGTTCGAAGCCTTCCTGCTCGAACTCCTTTCGGACTTCCAGGTATCTATTCCCGAATACGGCACCGTGCGCGCGAGTACGCCGCCGCTCGTCGTCATCACCTCGAACCGCACGCGCGAAGTGCACGACGCGCTCAAGCGACGTTGTCTTTATCAATGGCTCGGCTACCCGGACCGCGCGCGCGAACTCGCGATCGTGGCCGCACGTGCGCCTGAAACGGCCCCGCAGTTGCAGCATCGCGCCGTGGCGTTCGTGCATCAATTGCGCACGATGGACCTTTTCAAGGCACCCGGCATCGCGGAAACGATCGACTGGTGCCGCGCGCTTTCCGCACTCGCCGTGACGGAACTCGATCCGCAATCGGTGCAGGACACGCTGGGCGTGCTGCTGAAGTACCAGGACGACCTCGCGCAGCTCGACGCGCAGCGCATCGCGCAAACGCTCGCGCTCGCGGAGTGA